The window CCCAGCACTGGGTCAGCGCGGCCTGAACATCATGGAATTCTGCAAGGCGTTCAACGCCCAGACCCAGGGTCAAGAGCCAGGTATGCCAATTCCAGTCGTGATCACGGCGTTCGCGGACAAGTCCTTCACTTTCGTGATGAAGACGCCTCCAGCAACCTACCTGATCAAGAAGTTCGCCGGCATCACCAAAGGTTCGCCAACGCCACATACCACCAAGGTAGGCAAGCTGACCCGCGCTCAAGCTGAAGAAATCGCTAAAATCAAACAGCCGGATCTGACCGCTGCCGACATGGATGCCGCAGTGCGCATCATCGCCGGTTCCGCTCGTTCGATCGGCATCACGGTGGAGGGTCTGTAATGGCTAAGCTGTCCAAACGCGTTAAAGCAATCAAAGCCAAGGTCGACCGTAACAAGTCCTACGGCTTCGACAATGCAGTCGCTCTGGTGAAAGAATTCGCCACCGCCAAGTTCAACGAATCGATCGACGTATCGGTTCAGCTGGGCGTGGATCCTAAGAAGTCGGATCAAGTCGTGCGCGGCTCCGTCGTTCTGCCAGCAGGCACCGGCAAGACCGTTCGCGTTGCAGTATTTGCAACCGGCGAAAAAGCCGAGCAGGCAAAAGCTGCCGGCGCCGACATCGTTGGTATGGAAGACCTGGCTGAGATGGTTAAAGCCGGCAACATGCCTTTCGATATCGTCATCGCTTCGCCAGATACCATGCGTATCGTTGGTACCCTGGGCCAGATCCTGGGACCACGCGGCCTGATGCCTAACCCGAAAGTCGGCACTGTTACTCCTGACGTCGCTACCGCCGTGAAAAACGCGAAAGCCGGCCAGGTTCAGTACCGTACCGACAAGGCAGGTATCATCCACGCAACGATCGGCCGTAAGTCGTTCGCTGACGCTGACCTGAAAGCCAACCTGGTTGCGCTGATCGATGCACTGAACAAGGCTAAGCCAGCCTCGTCGAAAGGTGTTTACCTGCGCAAGGTAGCCCTGTCGTCGACCA of the Massilia violaceinigra genome contains:
- the rplA gene encoding 50S ribosomal protein L1, with the protein product MAKLSKRVKAIKAKVDRNKSYGFDNAVALVKEFATAKFNESIDVSVQLGVDPKKSDQVVRGSVVLPAGTGKTVRVAVFATGEKAEQAKAAGADIVGMEDLAEMVKAGNMPFDIVIASPDTMRIVGTLGQILGPRGLMPNPKVGTVTPDVATAVKNAKAGQVQYRTDKAGIIHATIGRKSFADADLKANLVALIDALNKAKPASSKGVYLRKVALSSTMGAGVRVDQGSLAA
- the rplK gene encoding 50S ribosomal protein L11, producing the protein MAKKIIGFIKLQVPAGKANPSPPIGPALGQRGLNIMEFCKAFNAQTQGQEPGMPIPVVITAFADKSFTFVMKTPPATYLIKKFAGITKGSPTPHTTKVGKLTRAQAEEIAKIKQPDLTAADMDAAVRIIAGSARSIGITVEGL